The following nucleotide sequence is from Thermostaphylospora chromogena.
CCCGGCCCGGCGCAGGAAGTCGGCGTCCTCGGTGGTGTAGATGTCGTTGGTCACCACGCCCAGGCGCAGCGTCGGGCCGAGGGCGCGGCACAACGCGGCGACCAGGGCGGTCTTGCCGCTGCCCACGGGTCCTCCGACGCCCAGCCGCAGGGCGCGGCCGTGGCCGTCCGGTGCGTGGTGGTGGTCGGCGTGGTCGGCGCCCACGGCGGTCACCGTCCTTTCGTGAAGGGTTCGGAGCGGACAGGGGATGAGGAAGGATCAGGAGACGAACAGCCGTGTCCGCGAGCGCAGGTGGCGCTCGGCGAGCAGGTCGAGGACGGGGGCGGCGCGCGCGGGCAGGTCCGCCCAGCCGTCCTGCCCGGTCTCCCGCCGGACGGCGGCCGCCGCGGTCTCCCGCATGGCCGGAGCGAGCCGGGCGAGCAGGCCGTGCACCTGGACCGGGTCCAGGCCGAGCAGCCGTACCGCGGCGGTGGCGGGCCCGGTGACGGCGGCGTAGACGGCGGCCAGCGCGGCCTGGCCCGGCGCATGGCCGACGCTCGCGGCGACCGCGCCCAGCGCGACCGGGTGGTGCGGCTCCGGCACGGCCCGGGCCAGGCCGTCGAGCACGGGCGAGGGCCAGATCCGCCGGGCCACTCGCAGCAGCAGCCGTCCCTGGACGCGGGCGGCTTCCCGCTGCGCGGGAGACGCCTGGCGGGCGTCGGCCTCCGCGTCCAGCCCCGGCCAGTCGGGGGCGGGCCGTGCCGCGGCGGTGCAGGCGGCGGCGGCCAGGGCGGCGGCGACGAGCCCCGCGGTGGCCAACCGGCCGCGCAGGAACGCGGCCAGGCCGTCCAGGTCGCGCACGGCTCCCGCGTCGATCGCCGCCTCCACGCCCCCCGAGTGGGCGTGGCCGCCCGCGGGCAGGCGGGAGTCGGTGAGCAGCAGCAGCGTCGGATCGATGCCGTCCATTCCGTCCATGCCGTTCACGCCTTCGCACCTCCCCGTCCGCTTCCCGCCGTTCACGTCGCCCGTGCCGTTCCGCGTCCGCCGCGCGCATCGCCCGCCCGATCAGAACAGGAAGTAGCGCTGGGCCAGGGGCAGGGACGGCGCGGGCGCGGGCTCCACGAGGTCGCCGTCGATGCGGACGGCGAAGGTGTCCGGGTCGACCTCGATGCGCGGCAGCGCGTCGTTGAGCGGCATGGCGTCCTTGCGGCGCCGCCGTACGTCGGCCACCGGGACGAACCGGCGGCGGACGTCGAGCCGGTCGGGCAGACCCGACTCCAGGGCGAGCGGGGCGACGAAGTGCACCGAGGCGGCCGCGGCGGCGGCCGGGGCCGCGCCGAACATGGGCCGGGGGAGCACCGGCTGCGGTGTGGGGATGGAGGCGTTGGCGTCGCCCACCTGCGCGTAGGCGATCACCCCGCCCTTGAGCACGACGTCCGGTTTGACGCCGAAGAAGGCGGGATTCCACAGCACCAGGTCGGCGAGCTTGCCGGGTTCGACGGAGCCGACCTCGCCGTCCAACCCGTGTGCGATCGCCGGGCAGATCGTGTACTTCGCGACGTAGCGGCGGGCGCGCAGATTGTCCGCCGGGCCGTCGCCGGGCAGCGCCCCCCTGCGCGCCTTCATCACGTGCGCCGTCTGCCACGTGCGGATGATCGTCTCGCCGACGCGGCCCATCGCCTGGGAATCCGATCCGATCATGGAGATCGCGCCGATGTCGTGCAGGACGTCCTCCGCCGCCATGGTCGTCGGCCGGATCCGCGACTCGGCGAAGGCGAGGTCCTCCGGGATCGACGGGTTGAGATGGTGGCAGACCATCAGCATGTCGAGGTGCTCGTCGAGGGTGTTGACGGTGTGCGGCCGGGTCGGGTTGGTGGAGGAGGGCAGCACGTTGGGGCGGGAGGCCACACGGATGATGTCCGGAGCGTGCCCGCCGCCCGCGCCCTCGGTGTGGTAGGCGTGGATCACCCGGTCGCCGATCGCCTCCAGCGTCGACTCCACGAACCCCGCCTCGTTGAGCGTGTCGGTGTGGATGGCGACCTGCACCCCGAAGGCGTCGGCCACCCGCAGGCAGGCGTCGATCGCCGCCGGGGTCGTGCCCCAGTCCTCATGCAGCTTGAAACCGGAAGCGCCCTCCCGCAGCTGCTCGGTCAGCGCCTCGGCGCTCACCGTGTTGCCCTTGCCGAGCAGCGCCACGTTGACCGGCCAGGAGTCCATCGCCTCCAACATGCGGCCGAGGTACCAGGTGGGGGTCACCGTGGTCGCCTTGGTGCCCTCCGCGGGGCCGGTGCCGCCGCCCAGGATCGTGGTGACCCCCGAGGCGAGCGCCGTATCGAGGATCTGCGGCGCGATCAGATGCACGTGCGAGTCGATCGCCCCCGCGGTGAGGATTCTGCCGTTGCCCGCGAGGATCTCGGTGGACGGGCCGATCACCAGGGCGGGGTGGACGCCGTCCATCGTGTCCGGGTTCCCGGCCTTGCCGATCGCGGTGATCCGGCCGTCGCGCACCCCCACGTCGGCCTTCACCACACCCCAGTGGTCGAGGATCACCGCGCCGGTGATGACCAGGTCGGGAGCGCCGTCCGCACGGGTGGCGCGGGACTGTCCCATCGACTCCCTGATCACCTTGCCGCCGCCGAACACCGCCTCGTCGCCCGCGCCCGCCGGGCCCATCGATCGGTCCTCGGTGACCTCCACGAACAGGTCGGTGTCGGCCAGGCGCACGCGGTCGCCGACGGTCGGGCCGTACAGGGCCGCATAACGCTCCCTGGCAAGGTCGCTCATCGCTCCTCCTCGTCCAGCGGACCCGCCCACTCCGGGCGCAGACCGGGGACGACGCGCCGCCCGGTGATGGGGACCAGCGTCACGTCCCGCTCCACGCCGGGCTCGAACCGGACGGCCGTGCCCGCAGGCACGTCCAGGCGGCGACCCCACGCCGCCTCGCGGTCGAACGCCAGCCCCGGATTGGCGGCGGCGAAGTGGTAGTGGGAGCCGACCTGTATCGGCCGGTCGGCGGTGTTGACGACACGCACGGTCACCCGTTCCCGGCCCGGGTTCAGCGGCACGGGCCCCTCGCCGTGCCGGATCTCGCCGGGGATCATTGGATCGGCCGGTGCACGGTGACGAGCTTGGTACCGTCCGGGAAGGTCGCCTCGACCTGCACGGACTCCAGCATCTCGGGAACGCCCGGCATGACCTCGTCCCGGCGCAGGACCTTCCGCCCCTCCGCCATCAGGTCGGCCACGCTGCGTCCCTCGCGTGCGCCCTCCATGACGAACGACGCGATGATCGCGACGGCCTCCGGATGGTTCAGCAGGAGACCTCGATCCCTGCGGTCGCGCGCGACGCTTGCCGCGACATGGATGAGCAGGCGTTCCTGCTCGTGTGGGGTGAGCCGCATGGCCGGGACCATAAAAACCGCGTATTACCCCGGAATTGCGGTGACGTGTCGCGCGTGTTTCCCCGCCCGGCGGTTTCCAGTGCGAAATCGGACGCACAGGACTCCGGCCGATACCCGAGACGGCTTCTGTTAGGGCGGTGAGACTTCGGCAAACGGCAATTAACCGACGCGACCCATCCGGGAAAACAACGCGCGTTCATCTTGACGCCGAAGACACGAGGCGGGGCCGATCGGCAAGGAGGTCCTTTCGTTGCGGAAATCAGCCTGGCGTGTCGCGGCGGCCGTGGTCGCGCTGACCGCGGCGCTCGGTGCGTGCGGTGCGGAGTCCTCATCGTCGTCCGCGTCGCCCGGCGCGGACGACGGCATCAAGGTCGGCATCCTGCACTCGCTGAGCGGCACCATGGCCATCAGCGAGGTCACCGTCAAGGACGCGGAGCTGCTGGCCATCGAGGAGATCAACAAGGCCGGAGGGGTGCTCGGCAAGCCACTGGTGCCCGTCGTGGAGGACGGCGCGTCCGACTGGCCCACCTTCGCCGAGAAGGCCACCAAGCTCATCGCCCGGGACAAGGTCGCCGCGGTCTTCGGCGGATGGACCTCCGCCAGCCGCAAGGCGATGCTGCCGGTCTTCGAACGCCGCAAGGCGCTGCTGTGGTACCCCGTCCAGTACGAGGGTCTGGAGAGCTCGCCGTACATCTTCTACACCGGGGCCACCACCAACCAGCAGATCGTCCCGGCCCTGGACTACCTGAAGGAGCAGGGGAAGACCAGGTTGTTCCTGGTCGGCAGCGACTACGTCTTCCCGCGCACCGCCAACAAGATCATCAAGGCGTACGCGGCGGCGAACGGCATGCAGATCCTCGGCGAGGAGTACACCCCGCTCGGCCACACCGAGTACAGCACCCTGGTCAACAAGGTGGTTCAGGCCGAGCCCGACGCGGTGTTCAACACCCTCAACGGCGACAGCAACGTCGCGTTCTTCAAACAGATCAGGAGCGCCGGGATCACCGCCGAGGACATCCCCGTCATGTCGGTGAGCGTGGCCGAGGAGGAGGTGCGGGGCATCGGCCCGGAGAACATCGCCGGCCACCCGGTGGCGTGGAACTACTACCAGACCACCCAGACCGCGGCCAACGAGGAGTTCGTCGCCGCGTTCAAGGCCAAGTACGGCGCGGACAAGGTGACCTCCGACCCGATGCAGGCCGGTTACAACGCCGTCCACCTGTGGGCGGCGGCGGTGGAGAAGGCCGGAACCACCGACGTCGAGGCGGTCAGGAAGGCCGCCGCCGGGATCTCCCTGGAGCGGCCCGAAGGCCGGGTCACCATCGACGGTGAGAACCAGCACACGTACAAGACCGCGCGGATCGGCGTGGTCCGGCCGGACGGAATGATCGAGGAGGTGTGGAACTCCGGCGAGCCGATCAAGCCCGATCCCTACCTGAAGGGCTACTCCTGGGCCGCCGGCCTGGCGGACGGATGAGCGCTCCGGAGCGGCGGACGGGCGCCGTGACGCGCCCGCCGCGCTCGTCCGGAGCCGGATCCGCTCCCTGACCGGGCTCCGCCGAAAGGACCATCGCGTGGAAGCGTTCCTCAACCAACTCCCCATCGGGCTGTCGATCGGCGCCGTGCTGCTGCTCATCGCGCTCGGGCTGACGATCACCTTCGGCCAGATGGGTGTGATCAACATGGCGCACGGCGAGTTCATCATGGCCGGCGCCTACACCGCCTACCTGATGCAGGACTGGGCCGGTCGGCAGGCGGTGATCGTCGCCCTGCCGGCGGCCTTCCTCGTGGCCGGGCTGATGGGGCTGATCCTGGAGCGGGCGGCGATCCGCCGTTTCTACGGCAGGCCGCTGGACACCCTCCTGCTCACCTGGGGTGTCAGCCTCGTGCTGCAACAGCTCGCCCGCGACCTGTTCGGCGCCCCCAACGTCCAGGTCGCCGCTCCCGAATGGCTGCAGGGCGGGATCGGCGCCCTGCCGTACAACCGGTTGTTCATCATGGCGCTCGCGATCGGCAGCGTGGCCGCGGTGTGGGCGTACCTGAACCGCACCGCGCAGGGACGGCGGATGCAGGCCGTGACGCAGAACCGCGACCTCGCCGCGACCAGCGGCGTCGACACCGGCCGGGTGGACATGCACACGTTCTTCATCGGCTCCGGCCTGGCCGGGGTCGCCGGGGTGGCGCTGACGCTGATCGGCCCGGTCGGCCCGGCGCTGGGCACCTACTACATCGTCGACGCCTTCCTGGTCGTCGTCGCCGGCGGCCTGGGACGGCTCGGCGGCGCGGTGATCGCCGCCGTCGTGCTCGGCCTGCTGAACTCCTTCGCCGAGTTCTGGACCGACGCCAGCCTCGCGAAGGTCATCGTCTTCGCGGTGATCGTCGTCTTCCTCCAATTCCGTCCGCAGGGACTGTTCGTCATCCGATCGAGGGCACTGTCGTGAGCATCACCACCAAG
It contains:
- a CDS encoding urease subunit gamma, with product MRLTPHEQERLLIHVAASVARDRRDRGLLLNHPEAVAIIASFVMEGAREGRSVADLMAEGRKVLRRDEVMPGVPEMLESVQVEATFPDGTKLVTVHRPIQ
- the urtB gene encoding urea ABC transporter permease subunit UrtB: MEAFLNQLPIGLSIGAVLLLIALGLTITFGQMGVINMAHGEFIMAGAYTAYLMQDWAGRQAVIVALPAAFLVAGLMGLILERAAIRRFYGRPLDTLLLTWGVSLVLQQLARDLFGAPNVQVAAPEWLQGGIGALPYNRLFIMALAIGSVAAVWAYLNRTAQGRRMQAVTQNRDLAATSGVDTGRVDMHTFFIGSGLAGVAGVALTLIGPVGPALGTYYIVDAFLVVVAGGLGRLGGAVIAAVVLGLLNSFAEFWTDASLAKVIVFAVIVVFLQFRPQGLFVIRSRALS
- the urtA gene encoding urea ABC transporter substrate-binding protein — encoded protein: MRKSAWRVAAAVVALTAALGACGAESSSSSASPGADDGIKVGILHSLSGTMAISEVTVKDAELLAIEEINKAGGVLGKPLVPVVEDGASDWPTFAEKATKLIARDKVAAVFGGWTSASRKAMLPVFERRKALLWYPVQYEGLESSPYIFYTGATTNQQIVPALDYLKEQGKTRLFLVGSDYVFPRTANKIIKAYAAANGMQILGEEYTPLGHTEYSTLVNKVVQAEPDAVFNTLNGDSNVAFFKQIRSAGITAEDIPVMSVSVAEEEVRGIGPENIAGHPVAWNYYQTTQTAANEEFVAAFKAKYGADKVTSDPMQAGYNAVHLWAAAVEKAGTTDVEAVRKAAAGISLERPEGRVTIDGENQHTYKTARIGVVRPDGMIEEVWNSGEPIKPDPYLKGYSWAAGLADG
- a CDS encoding urease subunit beta — translated: MIPGEIRHGEGPVPLNPGRERVTVRVVNTADRPIQVGSHYHFAAANPGLAFDREAAWGRRLDVPAGTAVRFEPGVERDVTLVPITGRRVVPGLRPEWAGPLDEEER
- a CDS encoding urease subunit alpha, which translates into the protein MSDLARERYAALYGPTVGDRVRLADTDLFVEVTEDRSMGPAGAGDEAVFGGGKVIRESMGQSRATRADGAPDLVITGAVILDHWGVVKADVGVRDGRITAIGKAGNPDTMDGVHPALVIGPSTEILAGNGRILTAGAIDSHVHLIAPQILDTALASGVTTILGGGTGPAEGTKATTVTPTWYLGRMLEAMDSWPVNVALLGKGNTVSAEALTEQLREGASGFKLHEDWGTTPAAIDACLRVADAFGVQVAIHTDTLNEAGFVESTLEAIGDRVIHAYHTEGAGGGHAPDIIRVASRPNVLPSSTNPTRPHTVNTLDEHLDMLMVCHHLNPSIPEDLAFAESRIRPTTMAAEDVLHDIGAISMIGSDSQAMGRVGETIIRTWQTAHVMKARRGALPGDGPADNLRARRYVAKYTICPAIAHGLDGEVGSVEPGKLADLVLWNPAFFGVKPDVVLKGGVIAYAQVGDANASIPTPQPVLPRPMFGAAPAAAAAASVHFVAPLALESGLPDRLDVRRRFVPVADVRRRRKDAMPLNDALPRIEVDPDTFAVRIDGDLVEPAPAPSLPLAQRYFLF
- a CDS encoding urease accessory protein UreF; this encodes MDGMDGIDPTLLLLTDSRLPAGGHAHSGGVEAAIDAGAVRDLDGLAAFLRGRLATAGLVAAALAAAACTAAARPAPDWPGLDAEADARQASPAQREAARVQGRLLLRVARRIWPSPVLDGLARAVPEPHHPVALGAVAASVGHAPGQAALAAVYAAVTGPATAAVRLLGLDPVQVHGLLARLAPAMRETAAAAVRRETGQDGWADLPARAAPVLDLLAERHLRSRTRLFVS